In Aerosakkonema funiforme FACHB-1375, the genomic stretch AAGTTTGACTGGTGAGGAACAAGAATTAATCATCACCGATTTGCCTTTAACTATTCAGACTGATTCAATTCGGGTGAGAGGTGAGGGTATATTGGGAGTGCGTACAGAAACTGTATTTGCCAATGAAGCATTTGGCGAAAAAGTAGGACAACTGAGCAGACAAATTCGGAGTTTGGAGCAGCAAAGACGTACTATTCAAGATCAATTAGATGCGGCACAATTACAGCGTAATTTCGTACAATCATTAAGCGAAAAGTCTTTGGAAGGTTTTTCCGGATTGCTCGCTCCCGCACAGATGAACTTGGATGAAGTGAAGGAGTTAGTAAATTTTTTGGGAGAACAGTATGGGGAGTATGCAAATGCGATCGCACTGCGAGAAAGGCAGGTGCGCGAGTTAGATAGACAATTGGAAATATTTCGCCAACAATTCAAGCAATTACAGCTATCTACTTGCAAAGAAAGTTATACCAGTTATAATGTTATCGTTGCGATCGCTCCTCCAAGTCCGGGAGAATTTCACTTAGAATTGTCCTATCTGGTGACTCGCGCTGGGTGGACGCCGCTTTACGACTTGCGAACTAGCAGTAATGGCGATCGTATCAATCTCACCTATCTGGCAGAAATTAAGCAAAAAACTGGCGAAAATTGGCAAGGTGTCAAACTCACCCTTTCTACAACTAAACCAGCTTTAAATATTCTACCTCCCAAACTCGAACCGTGGTATATTAGCGGTCAGAAAAATAACCAAGCTTCCCGACAAGGTAAGCTTGGTTGTAAGGATGATTTTGCGGAATTAGAAGCTTTATTGGCAGAAGATAATAATGGTTCCAAAAAACAAGATTTACCGCAATTGCAAAAAGTGCTGACGAAAGGAACTAAGTCTGAAGGCGCAGTAACTTTCCGTTTAGCTGGAAACAATGATATT encodes the following:
- a CDS encoding mucoidy inhibitor MuiA family protein; amino-acid sequence: MTHQIVNTHISEVTVYTNQALVTRRGTVSLTGEEQELIITDLPLTIQTDSIRVRGEGILGVRTETVFANEAFGEKVGQLSRQIRSLEQQRRTIQDQLDAAQLQRNFVQSLSEKSLEGFSGLLAPAQMNLDEVKELVNFLGEQYGEYANAIALRERQVRELDRQLEIFRQQFKQLQLSTCKESYTSYNVIVAIAPPSPGEFHLELSYLVTRAGWTPLYDLRTSSNGDRINLTYLAEIKQKTGENWQGVKLTLSTTKPALNILPPKLEPWYISGQKNNQASRQGKLGCKDDFAELEALLAEDNNGSKKQDLPQLQKVLTKGTKSEGAVTFRLAGNNDIFGDGVAHKVIVLSENYPCKIEYVALPRSSAFAYLEATVKNKSNGINLLPGKANIFRDRTLVGTTDIENVAPGQDFKLNLGVDEDLQIERDLLEREVELIGNYRRTTYGYKLVITNLRDRKTTLRLIEQLPVSRDEQIKVRLLSTNPEIHLGAMGQLEWVLTLPRQSKRQRKMEVYYQFSIEHPAEISVVSMDI